From the Microvirgula aerodenitrificans DSM 15089 genome, one window contains:
- the trkA gene encoding Trk system potassium transporter TrkA has product MKILVLGGGQVGASVVENLASEANDITVIDLDAAPLKLLQDRLDIQTLVGNAAHPSVLQAAGAADCDMLLALTRDDETNLVACKIASSLFNVPTKIARVRSADYVEHGDGHTLEQFGVDTTLCPEQIVTDNLYRLFTCPGALQVVEFANGRAQLVAVRAHTGGELVGKTLDTIADDIPDAECRISAVYRGDRLIIPDGKTVLDSGDEVFFVAATPHVPAILRALRASETPIKRVMIAGGGNIGFRLASRLETDFEVKVIEKRRERCEWLTERLGSTLVLHGEGTDEELLEQEYIDEMDMFCALTNDDEDNIMSALLAKRMGARRVIALVNRLSYADLLQGDRIDVVLSPHLSTIGSLLAYIRRGDIEAVHPLRRGKVEALEAIVHGDRKTSRLVGRMIQDVDLPQGCYISAIVRDERVMMAHHDQVVESGDHLIVFVARRRQVRKVEQLFEVKLGFF; this is encoded by the coding sequence AATCTCGCCAGCGAAGCCAATGACATTACCGTGATCGATCTGGACGCGGCGCCACTGAAACTGCTGCAGGACCGGCTGGACATTCAGACCCTGGTCGGCAACGCCGCCCATCCGTCGGTGCTGCAGGCGGCAGGCGCTGCCGACTGCGACATGCTGCTGGCGCTGACCCGCGATGACGAGACCAATCTGGTCGCCTGCAAGATTGCCTCCAGCCTGTTCAATGTGCCGACCAAGATCGCCCGGGTCCGCTCCGCCGACTATGTCGAGCATGGTGACGGTCATACGCTGGAACAGTTCGGCGTCGACACCACACTGTGCCCGGAACAGATCGTGACCGACAACCTGTACCGGCTGTTTACCTGTCCCGGCGCCCTGCAGGTGGTCGAGTTCGCCAACGGTCGCGCACAGCTGGTCGCGGTTCGCGCCCATACCGGCGGCGAGCTGGTCGGCAAGACGCTGGACACCATCGCCGACGACATTCCCGATGCCGAGTGCCGGATCAGCGCGGTCTATCGCGGCGACCGGCTGATCATTCCCGATGGCAAGACCGTGCTGGACAGCGGCGACGAGGTGTTCTTCGTCGCGGCGACACCGCACGTGCCGGCGATCCTGCGGGCGCTGCGTGCCAGCGAAACGCCGATCAAGCGGGTCATGATCGCCGGTGGCGGCAATATCGGCTTCCGGCTCGCCAGCCGGCTGGAAACCGATTTCGAGGTCAAGGTGATCGAGAAGCGCCGCGAGCGCTGTGAGTGGCTGACCGAACGACTGGGCAGCACGCTGGTGCTGCATGGCGAGGGCACCGACGAGGAGTTGCTCGAGCAGGAATACATCGACGAGATGGACATGTTCTGCGCGCTGACCAACGACGACGAGGACAATATCATGTCCGCGTTGCTGGCCAAGCGCATGGGGGCCCGGCGGGTGATTGCGCTGGTCAACCGGCTGTCGTACGCCGACCTGCTGCAGGGCGACCGCATTGACGTGGTGCTGTCCCCTCACCTGTCGACCATCGGCTCGCTGCTGGCCTATATCCGCCGCGGCGACATCGAGGCGGTGCATCCGCTGCGGCGCGGCAAGGTCGAAGCGCTGGAGGCCATCGTCCACGGCGACCGCAAGACCTCGCGCCTGGTCGGCCGGATGATCCAGGACGTCGATCTGCCGCAGGGCTGCTATATCAGTGCCATCGTCCGCGATGAGCGGGTGATGATGGCCCACCATGACCAGGTGGTCGAATCCGGCGATCACCTGATCGTCTTCGTGGCCCGTCGCCGCCAGGTGCGCAAGGTCGAACAGCTGTTCGAAGTCAAGCTGGGGTTCTTCTGA